A genome region from Scomber japonicus isolate fScoJap1 chromosome 15, fScoJap1.pri, whole genome shotgun sequence includes the following:
- the LOC128373953 gene encoding protein lin-28 homolog A-like: MGSASNQSFTGGSAQSEEEEGAALSRGSGVCKWFNVRMGFGFLSMSSRDGALLEQPLDVFVHQSKLHMEGFRSLREGEDVEFTFKKSSKGMESIRVTGPNGAPCLGSERRPKGNQKRRSKGDRCYNCGGPGHHAKECQLPPQPKKCHFCQSVSHMVANCPVRAQQQQQQQQQLTSPGSQGMAASAIDEEEEQSHATLSENSE; this comes from the exons ATGGGCTCTGCTTCCAACCAGAGTTTCACAG GAGGCAGTGCtcagagtgaagaggaggagggagcggCTCTGTCCCGGGGCAGCGGTGTCTGCAAGTGGTTCAACGTGCGGATGGGTTTTGGCTTCCTATCCATGAGCAGCAGGGACGGAGCTCTGCTGGAGCAGCCGCTCGATGTGTTTGTGCACCAG AGCAAACTGCACATGGAAGGCTTCCGCAGCCTCAGAGAGGGTGAGGACGTCGAGTTCACCTTCAAGAAATCATCTAAAGGGATGGAGTCTATTAGGGTCACTGGACCTAATGGAGCACCGTGTCTTGGCAGTGAGAGAAGACCCAAAGGCAACCAGAAACGACGCTCCAAGGGGGACAG ATGCTACAACTGTGGAGGACCTGGACATCATGCCAAAGAATGCCAGTTGCCCCCTCAGCCCAAAAAGTGCCATTTTTGCCAGAGCGTGTCCCACATGGTGGCCAACTGTCCAGTCAGagcacaacagcagcagcagcagcagcagcagcttacGTCTCCTGGCTCTCAGGGAATGGCAGCCTCGGCGatagatgaggaagaggagcaaaGCCATGCGACCCTTTCTGAAAACTCAGAGTAA